The Pirellulimonas nuda genome includes a region encoding these proteins:
- a CDS encoding O-antigen ligase family protein: protein MNWSSAHRPSLNTLRRAPRWLSDAGLLGCLLLVPLAQGGRHGLGTFLYAACVAAALLGWIVHWLQSGRPALRGSWLLAVAGGAALLVVLQLIPLPTGLLHRLAPWQADALPLWQGVGEASFGTWQTLSIVPHESTEGLALLVTHALLLFTVLQRIDSREAAARLLKGVAIAAFAAALIGLAGAAQSQGALFGVDRGPQTDWLRGSFTNRNHFAHFLALGVGPLAALACGALASRKPEPQLGRPANPLAFDPRRWAPVVGLATVIAAVLLSGSRGGTLASAASLGVATLWLVLRGMLNPRFGWSLLAVAAAVLGVVSCTKYEGVTDRLEDLASVEEVDPEGGRRVVWAANIAAEKHSPWLGYGAGSHRFVYPLYLDVPWPREFTHAESGYLQVATETGLVGAALLLAALGVVAVWILRMARPARAPATETWLEPAVAGTLVASGLHALVDFVWYAPALLGLTVLQLAVACELARRPGGAQVAWRWRPSPLGVTAGVAALGVWAIATLLPAAAAAGAWDRYVRASQTARQLSLQLAQATEDDQAVQSASHARYINALKIEALREAVAGNPHDARARVRLAGALLQQFELTATDAGNVMSHTQARDAALTAGFAGPDETIAWLRRAFGERGLLLSEAYGHARQAVRLAPLEGEGYLYLADLTQFAPPAQRDRAALTQQGLAARPYSGRVQFLAGVQQQSLGRYDEALALFQSAFARPGSQRERIALIFATQISAAEFLEAFQPDGPLLRTVFLQYAARGDEGDMKALANYTQRLADESHDLTPRGRSAIWRHASEIYRNLGDNEQAIVCATRAYELAPGDFYNRLHLAASFVAAERFDDADPHLRWCLSRRPDVEAPRIWLAQGTKHRARQARAELHQRRRN, encoded by the coding sequence GTGAACTGGTCCTCTGCACACCGCCCGTCGCTGAACACGCTGCGCCGCGCGCCGCGCTGGCTGAGCGACGCCGGGCTGCTGGGCTGCTTGCTGCTTGTGCCGCTGGCGCAGGGCGGGCGCCACGGGCTCGGCACGTTCCTCTACGCCGCGTGTGTCGCCGCTGCGCTGCTGGGGTGGATCGTCCATTGGCTTCAGTCGGGCCGGCCGGCGCTGCGAGGAAGCTGGCTGCTGGCCGTCGCGGGCGGGGCGGCGCTGCTGGTCGTGCTTCAACTCATCCCGCTCCCCACGGGGCTGCTCCACCGGCTGGCGCCGTGGCAGGCCGATGCGCTGCCGCTCTGGCAGGGCGTTGGCGAGGCGTCGTTCGGCACGTGGCAGACCCTGTCGATCGTTCCGCACGAGTCCACCGAGGGGCTCGCGCTGCTGGTCACGCACGCCCTGTTGTTGTTCACCGTGCTGCAGCGGATCGACAGCCGAGAGGCCGCGGCGCGGCTGCTCAAGGGCGTGGCGATCGCAGCCTTCGCGGCGGCGTTGATCGGGCTGGCCGGCGCGGCGCAGAGCCAGGGGGCGCTGTTTGGCGTCGACCGGGGCCCGCAGACCGACTGGCTCCGCGGCAGCTTCACCAACCGCAACCACTTCGCTCACTTCCTCGCGCTTGGCGTCGGGCCGTTGGCGGCGCTGGCCTGCGGCGCGCTCGCCAGCAGAAAACCAGAGCCGCAGCTCGGTCGCCCTGCCAATCCGCTCGCCTTCGATCCACGCCGCTGGGCCCCCGTGGTGGGTCTGGCGACCGTCATCGCGGCGGTGCTGCTGAGCGGATCCCGCGGCGGCACGCTCGCCTCGGCCGCCTCGCTCGGCGTGGCCACGCTGTGGCTGGTGCTGCGCGGCATGCTCAACCCCCGCTTCGGATGGTCGCTGTTGGCCGTGGCGGCCGCGGTGCTGGGGGTCGTTTCGTGCACCAAGTACGAAGGCGTTACCGACCGACTGGAAGACCTCGCCTCGGTGGAAGAAGTCGATCCCGAAGGGGGCCGCCGCGTGGTCTGGGCCGCCAACATCGCGGCCGAGAAGCACAGCCCTTGGCTCGGCTACGGCGCCGGGAGCCACCGGTTCGTCTACCCGCTCTACCTCGACGTCCCCTGGCCGCGCGAGTTCACCCACGCCGAGTCGGGGTACTTGCAGGTCGCCACCGAAACGGGCCTGGTGGGCGCGGCGCTGCTGCTTGCCGCCCTGGGGGTCGTGGCGGTTTGGATCCTTCGGATGGCCAGGCCCGCGAGGGCGCCCGCCACCGAAACCTGGCTCGAGCCCGCGGTCGCCGGCACGCTGGTCGCCAGTGGCCTGCACGCGCTGGTCGACTTTGTCTGGTACGCCCCGGCACTGCTGGGGCTTACGGTGCTGCAGCTCGCGGTTGCGTGCGAGCTCGCACGCCGCCCGGGCGGCGCCCAGGTCGCGTGGCGGTGGCGCCCCTCGCCGCTGGGCGTCACGGCCGGCGTGGCGGCGCTTGGGGTGTGGGCGATCGCGACGCTGCTCCCCGCGGCAGCGGCGGCCGGCGCCTGGGACCGCTACGTCCGCGCGTCGCAGACCGCGCGTCAGCTCTCCTTGCAGCTCGCTCAAGCGACCGAGGACGATCAAGCCGTGCAGTCGGCTTCGCACGCACGCTACATCAACGCGCTCAAGATCGAGGCGCTGCGCGAAGCCGTCGCGGGCAACCCACACGACGCCCGTGCCCGGGTGCGGCTGGCGGGCGCGTTGTTGCAGCAGTTCGAGCTCACCGCGACCGACGCCGGCAACGTGATGAGCCACACCCAGGCGCGCGACGCGGCCCTGACGGCCGGCTTTGCCGGCCCAGACGAAACCATCGCCTGGCTCCGCCGCGCGTTCGGCGAGCGAGGACTGCTGCTCTCCGAGGCGTACGGCCACGCACGCCAAGCGGTCCGCTTGGCGCCGCTGGAAGGGGAGGGCTACCTGTACCTCGCCGACCTCACCCAGTTCGCTCCGCCGGCGCAGCGAGACCGCGCCGCGCTCACCCAGCAGGGGCTGGCGGCGCGCCCCTACAGCGGGCGTGTGCAGTTCCTGGCCGGCGTCCAGCAGCAGTCGCTCGGGCGCTACGACGAGGCGCTGGCGCTCTTTCAGTCTGCGTTCGCCCGGCCCGGATCGCAGCGTGAGAGGATCGCGCTCATCTTCGCCACTCAGATCTCGGCCGCCGAGTTCCTCGAGGCGTTCCAGCCAGACGGGCCGCTGCTGCGGACGGTCTTCCTGCAGTACGCCGCGCGGGGCGACGAGGGAGACATGAAGGCGCTGGCGAACTACACCCAGCGCCTGGCCGACGAGAGCCACGACCTCACGCCGCGCGGGCGATCGGCCATCTGGCGTCACGCCAGCGAGATCTACCGCAACCTTGGCGACAACGAGCAGGCGATCGTCTGCGCGACGCGCGCCTACGAGTTGGCGCCGGGCGACTTCTACAACCGTCTCCACCTGGCTGCTTCGTTCGTCGCGGCCGAGCGCTTCGACGACGCCGACCCGCACCTGCGTTGGTGCCTGAGCCGCCGACCCGATGTCGAGGCGCCCCGCATCTGGCTTGCGCAGGGGACCAAACACCGCGCCCGGCAGGCCCGTGCAGAGCTCCACCAGCGGAGGCGAAACTAG